A region of Streptomyces sp. NBC_01750 DNA encodes the following proteins:
- a CDS encoding PLP-dependent cysteine synthase family protein translates to MTTAVLSPAGNRELLALLGRTPLARITVDLPCPQPGFWAKLEGLGVGGMKARAAVSMLLGAKERGELRPGAPVVESTSGTLGIGLAFAGQALGHPIVLVGDTELEPSMRQLLRTYGARLELVDRPATEGGWQAARLARLRDLLSTLPDAYWPDQYNNPDNIIGYASLAAELTAQLDHLDVLVCSVGTGGHSAGVVGPLRRHWPGLRLIGVDATGSTIFGQPARPRLMRGLGSSIHPRNVAYDAFDEVHWVGPAEAADACRKLAVGNFVSGGWSTGAVALVAAWAARVHPGAVVATIFPDGPHRYLGSVYDDNFAAAHGLDLATAARRPVEIPHPRAVEATGWARCHAVTDPLHSRTPRWEESP, encoded by the coding sequence CGCGAACTGCTCGCCCTGCTAGGCCGTACCCCGCTCGCCCGCATCACCGTCGACCTGCCCTGCCCGCAGCCCGGCTTCTGGGCCAAGCTGGAAGGTCTCGGCGTCGGCGGCATGAAGGCGCGGGCGGCCGTCTCCATGCTGCTCGGGGCCAAGGAGCGCGGCGAACTGCGGCCCGGCGCCCCGGTGGTGGAGTCCACCTCCGGAACGCTCGGCATCGGGCTGGCCTTCGCTGGTCAGGCCCTGGGGCATCCGATCGTGCTGGTCGGCGACACAGAGCTGGAGCCCTCGATGCGACAGCTGCTGCGCACATACGGGGCCCGGCTGGAGCTGGTCGACCGCCCAGCGACCGAGGGCGGATGGCAGGCCGCCCGGCTGGCCCGGTTGCGGGATCTGCTGTCGACGCTGCCGGACGCCTACTGGCCCGACCAGTACAACAACCCCGACAACATCATCGGTTACGCCTCCCTCGCTGCCGAGCTCACGGCTCAGTTGGACCACCTCGACGTACTGGTGTGCAGCGTCGGCACCGGCGGCCACAGCGCCGGCGTGGTCGGACCGCTGCGGCGGCACTGGCCCGGGCTCCGGCTGATCGGCGTGGACGCCACCGGCTCGACGATCTTCGGCCAGCCCGCCAGGCCCCGCCTGATGCGCGGACTGGGCAGCAGCATCCATCCACGCAACGTCGCCTACGACGCCTTCGACGAGGTCCATTGGGTCGGCCCGGCCGAGGCCGCGGACGCCTGCCGGAAGCTCGCTGTCGGCAACTTCGTCAGCGGCGGCTGGAGCACCGGAGCCGTAGCGCTCGTGGCGGCCTGGGCCGCTCGCGTCCACCCGGGAGCCGTCGTCGCCACCATCTTCCCCGACGGACCGCATCGCTATCTCGGCAGCGTCTACGACGACAACTTCGCCGCCGCCCATGGGCTCGACCTGGCCACCGCGGCAAGGCGCCCCGTCGAGATCCCGCATCCGCGGGCCGTGGAGGCCACCGGCTGGGCCCGGTGCCACGCCGTCACCGACCCGCTGCACAGCCGAACCCCACGCTGGGAAGAGAGCCCGTGA
- a CDS encoding dipeptide epimerase, producing the protein MKVSQRTVRLQLTEPLRISRSTMAARDAVWLFIEHEGRLGRGEAVTSVYYGLDADTLGRLLHTESQWLARFAEPESALVALRNGGRESTPPAVIAAVESALLDLVGKRAGIPVHELLGTSARPSAATARTIGITSPRQAEAQAARLVRDGFSVLKIKAGAPEPEDDLKRLQAVRAAAPHARLLLDPNGAWTVATTERLLPRLAELGIEAVEQPIAPGDPEALANLAERSPLPVIADEDAVGYEDARRLAGRVQGINVKLAKCGGVTAALRIAELIAGTGTELMLGCLTASTLGIAPAVHLADRARWIDLDGHLLLAHDPWTGIGGTDGHIRTSPRPGLGVHPRTEENRE; encoded by the coding sequence GTGAAGGTCAGTCAGCGCACCGTGCGTCTCCAACTCACCGAGCCGCTGCGCATATCCCGCTCGACGATGGCGGCCCGCGACGCCGTCTGGCTCTTCATCGAACACGAAGGCCGGCTCGGCCGCGGAGAGGCCGTCACCAGCGTGTACTACGGCCTCGACGCCGACACCCTCGGACGACTGCTGCACACGGAATCCCAGTGGCTGGCCCGCTTCGCCGAACCGGAGAGCGCCCTGGTCGCCCTGCGCAACGGAGGCCGGGAGAGCACCCCGCCCGCCGTGATCGCGGCCGTCGAGTCCGCGCTGCTCGATCTCGTGGGCAAGCGCGCAGGCATCCCGGTCCACGAACTGCTGGGTACCTCCGCCCGGCCGTCCGCCGCGACTGCCCGCACCATCGGCATCACCTCGCCGAGGCAGGCCGAAGCCCAGGCCGCCCGCCTGGTACGGGACGGTTTCTCGGTCCTCAAGATCAAGGCCGGTGCCCCTGAACCCGAGGACGACCTGAAGCGTCTACAGGCCGTGCGGGCCGCGGCTCCCCACGCTCGGCTGCTCCTGGACCCCAATGGAGCCTGGACCGTTGCCACGACGGAACGACTCCTGCCCCGCCTCGCGGAGCTGGGAATCGAGGCCGTGGAGCAGCCGATCGCACCCGGCGACCCCGAGGCGCTGGCAAACCTCGCCGAACGCTCGCCGCTGCCAGTCATCGCCGACGAGGACGCGGTCGGTTACGAGGACGCCCGCCGTCTCGCCGGGCGGGTGCAGGGCATCAACGTCAAGCTCGCCAAGTGCGGCGGCGTCACCGCGGCCCTGCGGATCGCCGAACTGATCGCCGGCACCGGTACCGAGCTGATGCTCGGCTGTCTGACCGCCAGCACGCTCGGCATCGCCCCCGCCGTGCATCTCGCCGACCGCGCCCGGTGGATCGACCTCGACGGGCATCTACTGCTCGCCCACGACCCGTGGACCGGCATCGGCGGAACCGACGGACACATCCGGACAAGCCCGCGCCCGGGTCTCGGCGTGCACCCGCGCACCGAGGAGAACCGCGAGTGA
- a CDS encoding MFS transporter — protein sequence MKTWHEIRGFPLAIRLLLVNQLGVNTGFYLLIPYLAVHLSEDLGLSAAVVGIVLGVRNLSQQGLFLIGGSASDRLGARGVIIAGCALRTVGFGLFALGDGLTVLLAASVLSGLAGALFNPAVRAYLALEAGERKAEAFALFNVFATTGALIGPLLGSALLLVDFRASALTAAGIFAVLTVAQAMVLPAREVTPSANSVLGDWREVIGNRSFLAFALAMVGMFTLENQLYLLLPAGARRATGWDGAAGIVFLVGTLTNLSLQLRITRALKSRGSRARWISAGLTLMGLAFLPPMAVAGAGTAHGGVGDAVLGALPVLAGALLLYLGVMIAQPFVMELIPRFGRPELTGTYFGLFYVVSGIAAALGNTVVGWSMDAGERAGAQWLPWACCLAFGLASATGVAWLHRRRVLPAQVAPPVPVPA from the coding sequence GTGAAGACGTGGCACGAGATACGCGGCTTCCCCCTCGCGATACGGCTCCTCCTGGTCAACCAGCTCGGCGTCAACACCGGCTTCTATCTGCTCATCCCCTACCTCGCCGTGCACCTGAGCGAGGACCTTGGGCTGTCGGCCGCTGTCGTCGGCATCGTGCTCGGCGTGCGCAACCTGAGCCAGCAGGGCCTGTTCCTCATCGGCGGATCGGCATCGGACCGGCTGGGAGCGCGCGGAGTCATCATCGCCGGATGCGCGCTGCGCACCGTCGGCTTCGGGCTCTTCGCACTGGGCGACGGACTGACGGTTCTGCTGGCCGCCTCCGTGCTCAGCGGACTGGCCGGGGCGCTGTTCAACCCTGCCGTACGCGCGTATCTCGCCCTGGAGGCGGGGGAGCGCAAGGCCGAGGCGTTCGCCCTGTTCAACGTCTTCGCGACCACCGGCGCCCTGATAGGGCCGCTGCTCGGCAGCGCCCTGCTGCTGGTCGACTTCCGCGCCTCCGCACTCACCGCGGCCGGGATCTTCGCGGTGCTCACGGTCGCCCAGGCCATGGTGCTTCCGGCACGCGAGGTCACACCGTCCGCGAACAGCGTCCTCGGGGACTGGCGAGAGGTGATCGGCAACCGCAGCTTCCTGGCGTTCGCCCTGGCCATGGTCGGCATGTTCACCCTGGAGAACCAGCTGTATCTGCTGCTGCCGGCCGGCGCGCGCCGGGCCACCGGCTGGGATGGCGCGGCAGGCATCGTCTTCCTCGTCGGCACCCTCACCAACCTCTCGCTGCAACTGCGCATCACGCGGGCGCTGAAGAGCCGGGGCAGCCGGGCGAGATGGATCAGCGCGGGGCTCACGCTGATGGGGCTGGCCTTCCTACCGCCGATGGCGGTGGCGGGGGCCGGGACAGCGCACGGCGGCGTCGGCGACGCGGTGCTCGGCGCGCTGCCTGTCCTGGCCGGGGCGCTGCTGCTCTACCTGGGCGTCATGATCGCCCAGCCCTTCGTGATGGAGCTGATCCCCCGCTTCGGCCGCCCAGAGCTCACCGGCACGTACTTCGGGCTGTTCTACGTGGTCTCGGGCATCGCGGCGGCCCTGGGCAACACGGTCGTCGGCTGGTCCATGGACGCCGGTGAGCGCGCGGGGGCCCAGTGGCTGCCCTGGGCGTGCTGCCTGGCCTTCGGACTCGCCTCCGCCACCGGCGTCGCCTGGCTCCACCGCCGGCGAGTGCTTCCCGCCCAAGTGGCGCCCCCCGTACCGGTGCCGGCATGA
- a CDS encoding class I SAM-dependent DNA methyltransferase: MRNANLLTDNPALYEARFPDEARVAGRWAEDCLRRYGAGPRVLDIGCGTGRDAAYLHAAGRTVVGADLSEAMLEHARVHYPGPEYVLTDLRGFDLAERSFDAVVCLDSALLYCHTNEELDGFLGSCRTSLAPGGLLVAEMRNGAFFLGRTDLLDRPSVNGFTWQGTAYRSTTTLRVDRAAQLLRRTRVWTSDDGSPPVEQRSAWRLLFPQELRHLLAVHGFEVLALYDGPGPRTEPPWREGDLPAATADADRLHLVARLTRAR, encoded by the coding sequence ATGAGAAACGCAAACCTGCTGACCGACAACCCGGCCCTGTACGAGGCCCGTTTCCCCGACGAGGCACGGGTGGCGGGGCGCTGGGCGGAGGACTGTCTGCGGCGGTACGGGGCCGGTCCGCGGGTTCTGGACATCGGCTGCGGCACCGGCCGTGACGCCGCGTATCTGCACGCGGCCGGTCGCACGGTCGTCGGCGCGGACCTGTCCGAGGCGATGCTGGAGCACGCGCGCGTGCACTACCCCGGTCCGGAGTACGTCCTGACAGACCTGCGCGGATTCGACCTCGCCGAACGGTCCTTCGACGCCGTGGTGTGCCTGGACAGTGCCTTGCTGTACTGCCACACCAACGAGGAGCTCGACGGGTTCCTGGGCTCGTGCCGCACTTCACTGGCACCCGGCGGGTTGCTTGTTGCGGAGATGCGCAACGGGGCCTTCTTCCTTGGTCGTACGGATCTCCTCGACCGCCCGTCCGTCAACGGCTTCACCTGGCAGGGCACCGCCTACCGGTCCACCACCACCTTGCGCGTGGACCGGGCCGCGCAATTGCTGCGCCGCACGCGGGTGTGGACCTCCGACGACGGTTCGCCACCGGTCGAGCAGCGCTCCGCTTGGCGGCTGCTCTTCCCCCAGGAACTTCGCCACCTCCTCGCCGTTCACGGCTTCGAGGTGCTCGCCCTGTACGACGGGCCCGGTCCTCGTACGGAGCCGCCGTGGCGTGAGGGCGACCTGCCGGCCGCTACGGCCGATGCCGACCGGCTCCATCTTGTCGCCCGCCTCACGCGCGCCCGCTGA
- a CDS encoding ABC transporter substrate-binding protein, whose protein sequence is MNDVPVNDSRFPGLRRRGFLAAAGGAAGLGALALAGCAGSGTAADPAKADGKPKRGGRLRAAFAGGGASETLDPHLANLFADAARAKALFDKLADYGPDLSAQPRLASSWEPNAGLDRWKVTLRKAAFHDGKPVTAQDVLYSYRRIANPAKAFRAKASLEPIDLKASRALDARTIEFVLKRPTAEFPNVLAAFGAYIVPEGAQDFDKKPVGSGPFRFVSFAPGKSAVFKRNDAYWDGAPHLDELEFVVANEESARANALLGGQVEYAHELNPATARAHENKGQIQIVRLRNSAMQGFVMKTDRPPFDDRRVREAFFLIADRKELVDGALSGAGEIGNDLFGKGYEYYAGSLPQREQDLDRARKLLKEAAADKLKVTLDTSPVASGFTEAAAIFRDQAAKAGVRIEIKTGSKDSYWKDILDSGTLASYRSGAMPIESHISQRLLTGSTTNATHWRHKDFDALYQQAQSTKDKKDRAAVYERMQRRLHTEGGFLIWGFADWILGTARGVRGVEQKAPANSLDWARFDKVWLA, encoded by the coding sequence ATGAACGACGTCCCCGTCAACGACTCCCGCTTCCCCGGCCTGCGCCGCCGGGGCTTCCTCGCCGCAGCCGGAGGCGCGGCCGGGCTCGGCGCGCTCGCCCTCGCCGGCTGCGCCGGCTCCGGCACCGCCGCTGACCCCGCCAAGGCAGACGGCAAGCCCAAGCGCGGCGGACGGTTGCGCGCCGCCTTCGCAGGCGGTGGTGCGAGCGAGACCCTCGACCCGCACTTGGCCAACCTCTTCGCTGATGCCGCCCGCGCCAAGGCCCTCTTCGACAAGCTCGCCGACTACGGGCCGGACCTCTCCGCGCAGCCCCGGCTCGCCTCGTCCTGGGAGCCGAACGCGGGACTGGACCGCTGGAAGGTCACCCTGCGCAAGGCCGCCTTCCACGACGGCAAGCCGGTGACCGCCCAGGACGTCCTCTACAGCTACCGCCGCATCGCCAACCCGGCGAAGGCGTTCCGGGCCAAGGCGTCGCTGGAGCCCATCGACCTGAAGGCCAGCAGAGCCCTCGACGCTCGGACCATCGAGTTCGTCCTCAAGCGCCCGACCGCCGAATTCCCCAACGTGCTCGCGGCGTTCGGCGCGTACATCGTCCCCGAGGGTGCTCAGGACTTCGACAAGAAGCCGGTCGGCAGCGGCCCGTTCCGCTTCGTCTCTTTCGCGCCCGGCAAGTCGGCCGTCTTCAAGCGCAACGACGCCTACTGGGACGGCGCCCCCCACCTCGACGAGCTGGAGTTCGTCGTCGCCAACGAGGAATCGGCGCGCGCCAACGCCCTGCTCGGCGGGCAGGTCGAGTACGCCCACGAGCTCAACCCCGCCACCGCCCGCGCCCACGAGAACAAGGGGCAGATCCAGATCGTCCGGCTCCGCAACAGCGCCATGCAGGGCTTCGTCATGAAGACCGACCGGCCTCCGTTCGACGACAGGCGGGTCCGCGAGGCGTTCTTCCTGATCGCTGACCGCAAGGAACTGGTCGACGGCGCCCTGTCCGGCGCCGGAGAGATCGGCAACGACCTGTTTGGCAAGGGCTACGAGTACTACGCCGGCAGCCTGCCGCAGCGTGAACAGGACCTCGACCGGGCCCGCAAGCTGCTGAAGGAGGCCGCGGCCGACAAGCTGAAGGTCACTCTCGACACCTCCCCGGTCGCCTCCGGCTTCACTGAGGCCGCGGCGATCTTCCGCGACCAGGCGGCCAAGGCCGGAGTGAGAATCGAGATCAAGACCGGCAGCAAGGACAGCTACTGGAAGGACATTCTCGACTCCGGGACCCTGGCGTCCTACCGCTCCGGCGCCATGCCCATCGAGTCCCACATCTCCCAGCGCCTGCTCACCGGGTCGACCACCAACGCAACTCACTGGCGCCACAAGGACTTCGACGCCCTGTACCAGCAGGCCCAGTCCACCAAGGACAAGAAGGACCGCGCCGCCGTCTACGAGCGCATGCAGCGCCGCCTGCACACCGAGGGCGGCTTCTTGATCTGGGGCTTCGCCGACTGGATCCTCGGCACCGCCCGGGGCGTCCGGGGCGTCGAGCAGAAGGCGCCCGCCAACTCCCTCGACTGGGCGCGCTTCGACAAGGTCTGGCTGGCGTGA
- a CDS encoding ABC transporter permease, producing the protein MIGFRSWVARRLLLGVAQTAAVVLLVFALTEALPGDAAVALAGDQPDPERIAAIREAMHLDQPAHERLAHWAAGLLHGDFGTSLASGRPVSTYIEGGFGPTVLLAVLTMVLLVPAGVGLGVLSARHEGRLVDRLVSSVTLGVYAVPEFAFGVLLVTVFALRLGWLPPTAVGYGTDLLAHPAALVLPVLVLLSRPVCSLARLVRAGMIDALASPYVAQARRYGISGARIRYTHALPNAIAPAAQQLARTVDWLLCGVIVVEALYVIPGLGTVLMNAVAERDVPVVQGLAVIFGLTAVVLNLGADLVAHRFAPRAGVAA; encoded by the coding sequence GTGATCGGATTCCGGTCCTGGGTCGCCCGGCGGCTGCTGCTCGGCGTGGCGCAGACGGCAGCCGTCGTGCTGCTCGTCTTCGCCCTCACCGAGGCGCTGCCGGGCGACGCCGCCGTGGCACTCGCCGGAGACCAGCCCGACCCGGAGCGGATCGCGGCCATCCGCGAGGCGATGCACCTGGACCAGCCCGCCCACGAACGCCTGGCGCACTGGGCGGCCGGGCTGCTGCACGGCGACTTCGGCACGTCCCTGGCCTCGGGGCGGCCCGTCAGCACGTACATCGAGGGCGGATTCGGGCCGACCGTGCTGCTCGCCGTGCTCACGATGGTGCTGCTGGTACCGGCCGGGGTCGGCCTCGGTGTGCTGTCCGCCCGCCACGAGGGGCGGCTCGTGGACCGGCTCGTCAGTTCGGTGACGCTGGGCGTGTACGCGGTCCCGGAGTTCGCCTTCGGCGTGCTGCTGGTCACTGTGTTCGCCCTACGTCTTGGCTGGCTGCCGCCGACCGCCGTCGGATACGGCACCGATCTGCTCGCCCACCCCGCGGCGCTGGTCCTCCCCGTGCTCGTCCTGCTGTCGCGGCCGGTGTGCTCACTGGCGCGCCTGGTACGGGCAGGCATGATCGACGCGCTGGCCTCGCCGTATGTCGCCCAGGCCCGCCGCTACGGAATCTCCGGCGCCCGCATCCGTTACACGCATGCACTGCCCAACGCCATTGCGCCTGCCGCCCAGCAACTTGCCCGCACGGTCGACTGGTTGCTGTGCGGAGTGATCGTCGTGGAGGCGCTGTACGTGATCCCCGGGCTCGGAACGGTGCTGATGAATGCTGTCGCGGAAAGGGACGTTCCCGTGGTGCAGGGCCTCGCGGTGATCTTCGGGCTGACCGCTGTCGTCCTCAATCTGGGCGCCGACCTGGTCGCCCACCGCTTCGCGCCCCGGGCGGGGGTGGCCGCATGA
- a CDS encoding ABC transporter permease — translation MRHRAMLGALIVGVPLALALLGPLFAGAPGPRAASFTLGGEHWLGTDFVGRDVWRHVLLGGRSVVLVALTATALAYLVAVPLGLISALTHRTWLEELLMRPVDVLLAVPSLLLILLVAAVFSPGSVGLALLVALVNFPDAARIVRAAAAEAASRPAVEALRMQGETWWRMAIGYVGRSIARTLAADAGVRLTGALYLVATAAFLGVGVAPDASDWAVMVDRNRTGLFVQPWAVVVPALLIVALTMGGNLLFDAVLEKRKRT, via the coding sequence ATGAGGCACCGCGCCATGCTCGGTGCGCTGATCGTCGGCGTACCGCTCGCCCTCGCCCTGCTCGGACCGCTGTTCGCCGGAGCCCCTGGCCCACGGGCCGCCTCCTTCACCCTCGGCGGCGAACACTGGCTCGGCACCGACTTCGTCGGACGGGACGTCTGGCGGCACGTGCTGCTCGGCGGACGGTCCGTGGTCCTCGTGGCCCTGACCGCGACTGCCCTGGCCTACCTGGTGGCCGTGCCGCTCGGACTCATCAGCGCGCTCACCCATCGGACGTGGCTCGAAGAGCTGCTGATGCGGCCCGTGGACGTGCTGCTCGCCGTGCCGTCGCTGCTGCTGATCCTGCTGGTGGCCGCCGTCTTCTCGCCGGGATCGGTGGGCCTCGCACTGCTGGTGGCCCTGGTCAACTTCCCGGACGCCGCGCGGATCGTCCGCGCGGCCGCGGCCGAAGCGGCCTCACGCCCGGCCGTAGAAGCACTGCGCATGCAGGGCGAGACCTGGTGGCGCATGGCCATCGGCTATGTCGGCAGGTCGATCGCGCGCACACTCGCCGCGGACGCGGGCGTACGGCTCACAGGCGCGCTCTACCTGGTGGCCACTGCGGCGTTCCTCGGCGTGGGAGTCGCGCCGGACGCCTCCGACTGGGCGGTGATGGTGGACCGCAACCGTACGGGCCTGTTCGTCCAGCCCTGGGCCGTGGTCGTCCCGGCCCTGCTGATCGTCGCCCTGACCATGGGCGGCAACCTGCTCTTCGACGCCGTACTGGAAAAGAGGAAACGCACGTGA
- a CDS encoding ABC transporter ATP-binding protein: MTAVAEIKDLRVEIDGRAIVDGVSFQVRPGKVTALVGASGSGKTTTGLALLGEYPAGARVTGDVRVSNGLVGYVPQHPGAVLNPVRRVGALLRDIARDQVRSLPRRERRAAARTRILHALSAAQLPEGESLLRRYPHQLSGGQQQRAVLAQALLLGARVVVADEPTTGQDVLTKRRIVDQLAAVARQGIAVVLLSHDLDVIRALADEVLVMRAGRVVEAASAEQLWLAPQHPWTAELLAADEKTGDTPPTREGQTALQVRGLTARHRDGTASREVLRIPELTLRAGECLAVVGRSGSGKTTLARCLAGLHRDYEGEVLLDSTPLPRSLRARTREQLAAVQYVFQDANAAFDEHRPVLDQVARTAVRLRGADPREALAEALNTLTGLGLTEELVRRRPGRLSGGELQRTALARALLARPRVLICDEITSGLDTVTRRGLLDTLAVLLRDRPELALVLITHDLDTAATAARIAVLDAGELIEQGPAQQVLTAPRHRFTASLVAGSARLAADVRP; the protein is encoded by the coding sequence GTGACCGCGGTCGCTGAGATCAAGGACCTACGCGTCGAGATCGACGGCCGCGCGATCGTCGACGGCGTCAGCTTTCAGGTCCGGCCGGGGAAGGTCACCGCGCTCGTCGGCGCGTCCGGCAGCGGCAAGACGACCACGGGCCTCGCGCTGCTGGGCGAGTACCCGGCGGGTGCCCGCGTGACCGGCGACGTACGCGTATCCAACGGCCTCGTCGGATACGTACCCCAGCACCCCGGCGCCGTTCTCAACCCCGTACGCCGGGTCGGCGCACTGCTGCGGGACATCGCCCGCGACCAGGTGCGGAGCCTGCCCAGGCGCGAGCGCCGGGCCGCCGCCCGGACGCGCATCCTGCACGCCCTCTCCGCCGCACAGCTCCCGGAGGGCGAGTCCCTGCTTCGGCGCTATCCGCACCAGCTCTCGGGCGGCCAGCAGCAGCGCGCCGTCCTGGCACAGGCACTGCTGCTCGGCGCCAGGGTGGTGGTCGCGGACGAACCGACCACGGGGCAGGACGTGCTGACGAAGCGGCGCATCGTCGACCAGCTGGCTGCGGTCGCCCGGCAGGGCATCGCAGTGGTCCTGCTGAGCCATGACCTGGACGTCATCCGGGCCCTGGCCGATGAGGTTCTGGTCATGCGTGCCGGCCGAGTGGTGGAGGCAGCTTCCGCGGAGCAACTGTGGCTTGCACCGCAGCATCCCTGGACCGCCGAACTCCTGGCGGCAGACGAGAAGACGGGTGACACCCCGCCGACGCGCGAAGGACAGACGGCACTCCAGGTACGTGGCCTCACCGCCCGGCACCGCGACGGTACCGCTAGCAGGGAGGTGTTGCGCATCCCCGAACTCACCCTCCGCGCCGGCGAGTGCCTGGCCGTCGTCGGCCGCTCCGGCAGCGGCAAGACAACCCTCGCCCGCTGCCTCGCCGGACTCCACCGGGACTACGAAGGCGAAGTCCTCCTCGACAGCACCCCGCTCCCGCGCAGCCTGCGCGCCCGGACCCGTGAACAACTGGCCGCGGTCCAGTACGTCTTCCAGGACGCCAACGCCGCGTTCGACGAACACCGACCGGTCCTGGACCAGGTGGCGCGCACGGCGGTGCGGCTGCGAGGAGCAGACCCGCGAGAGGCTCTTGCCGAGGCCCTGAACACCCTGACCGGACTCGGCCTCACGGAGGAGCTGGTACGCCGCAGACCCGGCCGACTGTCCGGCGGCGAACTCCAACGGACCGCGCTCGCCCGGGCCCTGCTCGCCCGGCCGCGGGTGCTGATCTGCGACGAGATCACCTCCGGCCTCGACACAGTCACCCGACGTGGCCTCCTGGACACGCTCGCCGTCCTGCTGCGAGACCGACCCGAACTGGCCCTGGTCCTGATCACCCACGACCTCGACACCGCAGCGACTGCCGCCCGGATCGCCGTACTGGACGCCGGTGAGCTCATCGAGCAGGGACCGGCACAGCAAGTGCTCACAGCGCCGCGGCACCGGTTCACCGCTTCACTCGTGGCAGGCTCGGCCCGCCTGGCAGCGGATGTGCGTCCCTGA
- a CDS encoding TIGR03943 family putative permease subunit, translated as MNRQAQAAVLFLVGVAVLRAGFTDLYLRYVKAGLRPLLIVAGIVLIAAAIATVWYEIRRPRATQEHQPEHEHQAEHGHAHHEPRISWLLVLPLFALILVAPPALGSYSAMRTGTALQKPWGFSALPAGDPLKLSVADYAGRAVYDHGRSLDDRQIKITGFITLDRNGAPYLTRMVLNCCAADAQPIKVGLTGQVPPVMQPDAWLEVTGTYTSKQTKDPVNDGVIPFINISQARPVPAPHNQYGD; from the coding sequence GTGAACCGGCAGGCCCAAGCAGCCGTGCTGTTCCTCGTCGGAGTGGCGGTGCTGCGCGCCGGCTTCACCGACCTCTATCTGCGCTACGTCAAGGCCGGGTTGCGCCCGTTGCTGATCGTGGCCGGCATCGTCCTGATCGCCGCCGCCATTGCCACTGTCTGGTACGAAATACGACGGCCACGAGCGACCCAGGAGCACCAGCCCGAGCATGAGCACCAGGCCGAGCACGGCCACGCCCACCACGAACCACGAATCTCCTGGCTCCTGGTCCTGCCACTGTTCGCTCTGATCCTGGTCGCCCCACCCGCACTGGGCTCCTACAGCGCGATGCGTACCGGCACGGCCCTGCAAAAGCCCTGGGGCTTCTCAGCCCTCCCCGCCGGCGACCCCCTCAAGCTCAGCGTCGCCGACTACGCCGGCCGAGCCGTTTACGACCACGGACGCTCACTCGACGATCGGCAGATCAAGATCACTGGTTTCATCACCCTCGACCGCAACGGCGCGCCCTACCTGACCCGCATGGTCCTCAACTGCTGTGCTGCCGACGCCCAGCCCATCAAGGTCGGCCTGACCGGACAGGTTCCCCCCGTCATGCAACCCGACGCGTGGCTCGAAGTCACCGGCACCTACACCAGCAAGCAGACCAAAGACCCCGTCAACGACGGCGTCATCCCCTTCATCAACATCAGCCAGGCCAGACCGGTCCCGGCCCCACACAACCAGTACGGAGACTGA